In one Parvibaculum sp. genomic region, the following are encoded:
- the lnt gene encoding apolipoprotein N-acyltransferase has protein sequence MRFENGLAAAVYRIEKIAAELAELRGWRRTLAALFAGALSTLALPPYGFLPILFLTFPVLVWLLDGVGEPTRSRRRRVMWRAGLLGWWFGFGYFFLGLYWVGHAFLVDADKFAFLLPLAVTLLPAGLALFTAAAAALARLFWFRGYRRVAVFAVAWTVFEWLRGHVLTGFPWNMIGQSFTASDALMQAGAMVGAYGLSFIALLVIASPATFDSRVHAAQRGPGIELLAAPAIALAGLALIWLGGAARLSAADLAAPAASGTSIRIVHPNTPFADNWNDSDRVLAIIGQLLRMSRDPTPARPGGIDGNTIVVWPENAVPVLLAREPYVLSAIGRVLPEGAKLIVGSNRGEADAEGPANRLRVFYNSLYVVDSAGAIAAAYDKHHLVPFGEYVPLRHILGRLGLRQIVQFQGSFETGPGPVTLELPDTPPVSPLICYEVIFPGGIVAPGTRPQWLVNITNDAWFGASIGPHQHLSQARLRAVEQGLPLVRSANSGISAMIDPYGRLVKSLPLDTQGVIDATLPAALQPTLYARLGDIFLALLLIATAFAAAFGREPLKR, from the coding sequence GTGCGGTTCGAGAACGGCCTTGCCGCCGCCGTTTATCGTATCGAAAAGATCGCCGCCGAACTTGCCGAGCTTCGCGGCTGGCGGCGCACACTCGCGGCATTGTTCGCCGGCGCCCTGAGCACGCTGGCGCTGCCGCCCTACGGCTTCCTGCCAATCCTCTTTCTCACCTTTCCGGTTCTCGTCTGGCTGCTCGACGGCGTCGGCGAGCCGACGCGTTCGCGCCGCCGCCGCGTCATGTGGCGCGCCGGTCTTCTCGGCTGGTGGTTCGGCTTCGGTTATTTTTTCCTGGGGCTCTACTGGGTCGGGCATGCCTTTCTGGTCGATGCCGACAAATTCGCTTTTTTGTTGCCGCTGGCAGTCACCTTGTTGCCGGCGGGGCTGGCGCTGTTCACCGCCGCCGCCGCCGCCCTCGCCCGCCTTTTCTGGTTTCGCGGCTATCGCCGCGTCGCGGTCTTCGCCGTCGCCTGGACGGTCTTCGAGTGGTTGCGCGGCCATGTGCTGACCGGGTTCCCGTGGAACATGATCGGCCAGAGCTTCACCGCCTCCGACGCCTTGATGCAGGCGGGCGCCATGGTCGGCGCTTATGGCCTGTCCTTCATCGCCCTGCTGGTGATCGCCTCGCCCGCGACATTCGACAGCCGCGTCCACGCCGCGCAGCGCGGACCGGGCATCGAGCTTCTGGCCGCGCCGGCAATCGCATTGGCCGGTCTGGCGCTGATCTGGCTCGGCGGCGCCGCGCGCCTTTCGGCAGCCGACCTCGCCGCGCCCGCCGCAAGCGGCACGTCGATCCGTATCGTGCATCCCAACACGCCCTTTGCCGACAACTGGAACGATTCCGATCGCGTACTCGCCATCATCGGGCAACTGCTTCGCATGTCGCGCGACCCGACACCGGCCCGTCCCGGCGGCATCGACGGCAACACGATTGTCGTCTGGCCTGAAAACGCGGTGCCGGTCCTGCTGGCGCGCGAGCCTTATGTGCTTTCGGCCATCGGCCGCGTCCTGCCGGAAGGCGCGAAGCTGATCGTCGGTTCCAATCGCGGCGAAGCGGATGCCGAAGGTCCGGCCAATCGCCTCCGCGTTTTCTACAACAGCCTCTACGTGGTCGATTCCGCCGGCGCAATCGCCGCGGCCTACGACAAGCATCATCTGGTGCCGTTCGGCGAGTATGTCCCGTTGCGTCACATTCTCGGCCGTTTGGGTCTGCGCCAGATCGTGCAGTTTCAGGGCAGCTTCGAAACCGGTCCCGGACCGGTGACGCTCGAACTGCCGGACACGCCGCCGGTCAGTCCGTTGATCTGCTACGAGGTGATTTTCCCGGGCGGCATCGTCGCCCCCGGCACGCGGCCGCAATGGCTGGTCAACATCACCAACGACGCCTGGTTCGGCGCTTCCATCGGCCCGCATCAGCATCTTTCGCAGGCGCGGCTTCGCGCCGTCGAACAGGGATTGCCCCTTGTCCGCTCCGCCAATAGCGGCATCTCGGCCATGATCGATCCTTACGGACGGCTGGTGAAAAGCCTTCCGCTCGACACGCAAGGCGTCATCGACGCGACGCTGCCGGCGGCGCTGCAGCCGACGCTCTATGCAAGGCTCGGCGATATCTTCCTGGCCCTGCTGCTGATCGCGACCGCTTTTGCCGCCGCTTTCGGCCGCGAGCCGCTGAAGCGGTAG
- a CDS encoding helix-turn-helix domain-containing protein, giving the protein MRRMLIGMSQEKLGDALGLTFQQVQKYEKGANRIGASRLFQIGRVLGAPVEYFYEGLDGEDGGVVAAEPVHFVMDRLSTAEGIQLNSAFFAIEDPKLRKRILDLIKQLAGDNEADESGGELPHI; this is encoded by the coding sequence ATGCGCCGCATGCTGATCGGCATGAGCCAGGAGAAGCTCGGCGACGCATTGGGCCTGACCTTCCAGCAGGTGCAGAAATACGAAAAAGGCGCCAATCGCATCGGTGCCAGCCGTCTCTTCCAGATCGGCCGCGTGCTCGGCGCGCCGGTCGAATATTTCTACGAGGGTCTCGACGGCGAGGATGGCGGCGTCGTCGCGGCCGAGCCGGTGCATTTCGTGATGGATCGGCTGTCGACCGCCGAGGGCATCCAGCTCAACAGCGCCTTCTTCGCCATCGAGGATCCGAAGCTCCGCAAGCGCATTCTCGACCTGATCAAGCAGCTTGCGGGCGACAACGAGGCCGACGAATCCGGCGGCGAACTGCCCCATATCTGA
- the metK gene encoding methionine adenosyltransferase, with protein sequence MARSNYLFTSESVSEGHPDKVCDRISDAVVDLYLAGDPFSRVACETLTTTNKIVLAGEVRGPASITKDQIEETARQAVKAIGYEQDGFHWKNASVDVLLHAQSADIAQGVDASGNKDEGAGDQGIMFGYACTETDVLMPAPIIYSHRILKRMAELRHSGERPEFEPDSKSQVTLKYENGKPVGITSVVVSTQHKAGVKLTDLRELVRGVVKEVLPAGWFPPEEEFYVNPTGNFVIGGPDGDAGLTGRKIIVDTYGGAAPHGGGAFSGKDPTKVDRSAAYASRYLAKNVVAAGISERCTIQLSYAIGVSKPLSIYVDLHGTGKVEEEAVERAVAKAMDLSPRGIREHLALNRPIYERTAAYGHFGRTPDADGGFSWEKTDLADKLKAEIR encoded by the coding sequence TTGGCACGGTCAAATTACCTGTTCACGAGCGAATCCGTTTCCGAGGGCCACCCCGACAAGGTGTGCGACAGGATTTCCGATGCCGTTGTCGATCTCTATCTGGCGGGCGATCCGTTTTCGCGCGTCGCCTGTGAAACGCTGACCACGACCAACAAGATCGTGCTGGCCGGCGAAGTGCGCGGACCGGCCTCGATCACCAAGGATCAGATCGAGGAAACCGCGCGTCAGGCCGTGAAGGCCATCGGCTATGAACAGGACGGTTTCCACTGGAAGAATGCCAGCGTCGACGTGCTGCTTCACGCGCAGTCGGCGGATATCGCACAGGGCGTCGATGCCAGCGGCAACAAGGATGAGGGCGCCGGCGACCAGGGCATCATGTTCGGCTATGCCTGCACCGAAACCGACGTGCTGATGCCTGCGCCGATCATCTATTCGCACCGCATCCTGAAGCGCATGGCGGAACTTCGTCATTCCGGCGAGCGCCCCGAATTCGAGCCGGACTCGAAGAGCCAGGTCACGCTGAAATACGAAAACGGCAAGCCTGTCGGCATTACCTCCGTCGTCGTCTCGACGCAGCACAAGGCCGGCGTGAAGCTGACGGACCTGCGCGAACTTGTGCGCGGCGTGGTGAAGGAAGTGCTGCCCGCCGGCTGGTTCCCGCCGGAAGAGGAATTCTATGTGAATCCGACCGGCAACTTCGTCATCGGCGGGCCCGACGGCGACGCCGGGCTGACCGGCCGCAAGATCATCGTCGACACCTATGGCGGCGCGGCCCCGCATGGCGGCGGCGCCTTCTCCGGCAAGGATCCAACGAAGGTCGATCGCTCGGCCGCTTATGCCTCGCGCTACCTCGCGAAAAACGTTGTCGCGGCAGGCATTTCCGAGCGTTGCACTATTCAGCTTTCCTATGCGATCGGCGTTTCGAAGCCGCTCTCGATCTATGTCGACCTGCACGGCACCGGCAAGGTCGAGGAGGAAGCGGTCGAGCGCGCCGTTGCGAAAGCGATGGATCTCTCGCCGCGCGGCATCCGCGAGCATCTCGCTCTCAACCGGCCGATCTACGAGCGCACGGCGGCCTACGGACATTTCGGCCGCACGCCGGATGCCGATGGCGGCTTCTCCTGGGAGAAGACCGACCTCGCCGACAAGCTCAAGGCGGAAATCCGCTAG
- a CDS encoding tRNA (guanine(46)-N(7))-methyltransferase TrmB: MSPRSSHLGSAAEKSRRHVYGRTKGKSLRSRQAKLMETLFPGVSISLAGSRIDPADLFADVDETWLEVGFGGGEHLAHHAALHPRIGIIGCEPFINGVAKLVAAIDERNLANIRILTDDARFLLERLTPASLARVFVLYPDPWPKKRHNKRRFINMETLGFLAAALRPGGELRFASDIPDYVAWTLAHIDRFNRENGETFRWTAEQAADWRTPYEGWPGTRYEAKAIREGRVPAYLTFRRL; this comes from the coding sequence ATGAGCCCGAGAAGTTCACATCTGGGCAGTGCCGCGGAAAAGTCCCGCCGTCACGTATATGGCCGGACCAAGGGCAAGAGCCTGCGGTCCCGTCAGGCGAAATTGATGGAGACCCTGTTTCCCGGGGTCTCCATTTCGCTTGCCGGCTCCCGCATCGATCCCGCCGATCTGTTTGCGGATGTCGACGAGACCTGGCTCGAAGTCGGTTTCGGCGGCGGCGAGCATCTGGCGCATCACGCGGCGCTCCATCCGCGCATCGGCATTATCGGCTGCGAGCCGTTCATCAATGGCGTCGCCAAGCTGGTCGCCGCAATCGACGAACGCAACCTCGCCAACATCCGCATCCTGACCGACGACGCGCGCTTTCTGCTCGAACGGCTGACGCCGGCCTCGCTCGCGCGTGTCTTCGTGCTCTATCCCGATCCCTGGCCGAAGAAGCGCCACAACAAGCGCCGCTTCATCAACATGGAGACGCTGGGATTTCTGGCCGCCGCACTGCGTCCGGGCGGCGAGCTGCGTTTTGCCAGCGACATCCCGGACTATGTCGCCTGGACGCTCGCGCATATCGACCGCTTCAACCGCGAAAACGGCGAAACCTTCCGCTGGACGGCCGAACAGGCCGCCGACTGGCGCACACCCTATGAGGGTTGGCCGGGCACCCGCTATGAAGCCAAGGCGATCCGCGAGGGCCGGGTTCCGGCTTATCTGACGTTCCGGCGTCTTTGA
- the rimP gene encoding ribosome maturation factor RimP, producing the protein MTATGLDRKEANGTADAVLDTPLVAAPGPARRIFELLRGPAEGIGFEIVRVRFGLQDGHTLQIMAERPDGTMCVADCEELSRTISALLDVEDPIPGEYNLEISSPGIDRPLTRPKDFERWSGFEAKIELTEPLAGRKRFRGLLQGVEDGEVLVECEIEGFSEPQILGLPFRQLSEAKLTMSDDLIRESLKRQGRAATAGSPSDGE; encoded by the coding sequence TTGACGGCGACGGGTCTGGACAGGAAGGAGGCGAACGGGACGGCGGATGCCGTGCTCGATACGCCGCTTGTTGCCGCGCCCGGCCCCGCGCGCCGCATTTTCGAGCTTCTGCGCGGTCCCGCCGAAGGCATCGGCTTCGAGATCGTGCGCGTGCGGTTCGGCCTGCAGGACGGACACACGCTGCAGATCATGGCCGAGCGCCCCGACGGCACGATGTGCGTCGCCGATTGCGAGGAACTTTCGCGCACCATTTCGGCGCTGCTCGATGTCGAGGACCCGATCCCCGGCGAATACAATCTCGAAATTTCCTCGCCCGGCATCGATCGCCCGCTGACGCGTCCGAAGGATTTCGAACGCTGGTCGGGCTTCGAGGCGAAGATCGAACTGACCGAGCCGCTTGCCGGCCGCAAGCGCTTTCGTGGTCTGCTTCAGGGTGTCGAGGACGGCGAGGTTCTCGTCGAATGCGAGATCGAAGGATTTTCGGAACCGCAAATACTCGGTCTGCCGTTCCGGCAGCTAAGCGAGGCGAAGCTCACGATGAGCGACGACCTTATCAGGGAAAGTCTCAAACGACAGGGCAGGGCGGCAACCGCCGGCAGCCCCTCCGACGGAGAATAA